The Pseudochaenichthys georgianus chromosome 24, fPseGeo1.2, whole genome shotgun sequence genome includes a region encoding these proteins:
- the LOC117440212 gene encoding LOW QUALITY PROTEIN: SNW domain-containing protein 1-like (The sequence of the model RefSeq protein was modified relative to this genomic sequence to represent the inferred CDS: deleted 2 bases in 1 codon) has protein sequence MSLASFLPAPTQLSQDQLEAEEKLRAQKCYSTALVSSRREPPPYGHRKGLVPRSLEDFGDGGSFPEIHVAQFPLEMGRKKKTSNALAVQVDAEGKIKYDAIARAGQGKDKVIFSKYTDLLPKEVLHEDTPELQKPDEEAVKELTEKTRMALDKQVSQKIAAAMPVRAADKQAPAQYIRYTPSQQGVAFNSGAKQRVIRMVEMQKDPMEPPRFKINKKIPRGPPSPPAPVMHSPSRKMTVKEQQEWKIPPCISNWKNAKGYTIPLDKRLAADGRGLQTVHINENFAKLAEALYIADRKAREAVEMRAQVEKKMAQKEKEKKEEKLRELAQMARDRRAGIKSHGDKGGEDSEVRERDEIRHDRRKERQHDRNISRAAPDKRSKLQRDQDRDISELIALGVPNPRSASEAQYDQRLFNQSKVWTVVFAGGEDESYNVYDQPFRGGRDMASNIYRPSKNIDKDAYTDDFDTLMNSNRFVPDKEFSGADHGQKRDGPVQFEEDPFGLDKFLEEAKHHGGSKRPSNSSSSRSKDDYHDKKRRKE, from the exons CTTTTTACCGGCGCCGACCCAGCTGTCTCAGGACCAGTTGGAGGCAGAGGAGAAGCTTCGGGCCCAGAAGTGCTACTCCACTGCCCTGGTCTCGTCCCGCAGAGAGCCCCCTCCTTATGGGCACAGAAAAGGCTTGGTGCCTCGTTCACTTGAG gACTTTGGAGATGGAGGATCTTTCCCAGAGATCCACGTGGCCCAGTTTCCTCTGGAGATGGGTCGGAAGAAGAAGACATCCAACGCCCTGGCG GTGCAGGTGGATGCAGAAGGAAAGATCAAATATGACGCCATCGCCAGAGCAGGACAGGGCAAGGATAAG GTTATCTTCAGTAAGTACACAGACCTTCTTCCAAAGGAAGTTCTGCATGAGGATACTCCAGAACTGCAGAAGCCTGATGAGGAGGCTGTAAAAGAG ctgacggagaagaCCCGCATGGCTCTGGATAAGCAGGTGTCTCAAAAGATTGCTGCTGCCATGCCTGTAAGAGCTGCAGACAAACAGGCCCCCGCACAGTACATCAG ATACACCCCATCCCAGCAGGGAGTGGCTTTCAACTCAGGGGCCAAACAGAGGGTGATCCGCATGGTGGAGATGCAGAAAGATCCAATGGAACCTCCACGTTTCAA GATCAACAAGAAGATTCCCAGAGGACCTCCTTCCCCCCCTGCCCCTGTCATGCACTCCCCAAGCAGAAAG ATGACAGTCAAGGAGCAGCAGGAGTGGAAGATTCCTCCATGTATCTCCAACTGGAAGAACGCTAAG GGCTACACCATTCCTCTTGACAAACGTCTGGCTGCTGATGGCAGGGGGCTGCAGACGGTTCATATCAACGAAAACTTTGCTAAGCTGGCTGAGGCGCTCTACATCGCCGACAGAAAG GCCAGAGAAGCAGTGGAGATGAGAGCCCAGGTGGAGAAGAAGATGGCCCAGAAGGAGAAGGAAAAGAAGGAGGAGAAACTCAGGGAACTGGCCCAAATGGCTCGAGACCGCAGGGCGGGGATCAAAAGTCACGGGGACAAAG GTGGCGAGGACAGTGAGGTCAGGGAGCGTGACGAGATCCGCCACGACAGAAGGAAAGAGAGACAGCACGACAGGAACATTTCCAGGGCCGCTCCTGATAAGAG GTCGAAGCTGCAGAGAGACCAGGACAGGGACATCAGCGAGCTCATCGCTCTGGGCGTGCCCAACCCCCGCTCCGCCAGCGAGGCTCAGTACGACCAGCGGCTCTTCAACCAGAGCAAG gtATGGACAGTGGTTTTTGCCGGCGGCGAGGATGAGTCTTACAACGTGTACGACCAGCCGTTCCGCGGCGGCAGAGATATGGCTTCCAACATCTACCGGCCCAGCAAGAACATAGACAAGGACGCATACACAGATGACTTCGACACACTCATGAACAGCAACAG GTTTGTTCCAGACAAAGAGTTCTCCGGTGCCGACCACGGGCAGAAGCGGGATGGCCCCGTTCAGTTTGAGGAGGATCCCTTCGGTCTGGACAAGTTCTTGGAGGAGGCCAAGCATCACGGCGGCTCCAAGAGGCCgtccaacagcagcagcagccgctcgaAGGACGACTACCATGACAAGAAGCGCAGGAAGGAGTGA